CGCGGGTGGACGCGCGCCTGCCGCGGGCGCAGCCGGGCGGGCCGGTGGAGCCTTACGCCGCCGAGGGCGGGGCGGTGTACGAGGACACCGAGGCCGGGCGCGGGCTGCTGACCGTGGCGCGGCTGCTGAAGATGGACATGGGCGTCCGGCTGGCCTGGGTCGATGTGGGCGGGTGGGACACCCACGAGAACCAGCCGCCGCGCTTCGCCGCCGCCGTGCGGCAACTGTCCCGCGCGCTGGCGGCCTTCCATGCCGACACCAGCCGCTTTCACGGATCGCTGGCGGTGGTGGTGATGACGGAATTCGGGCGCCGGCTGCGCAGCAACCGCAGCCAGGGCACCGACCACGGCCACGCCGGCACCATGCTGGTTCTGGGCGGCGGGGTGGACGGGGGAATGCTGGGACGGTGGCCGGGGCTTGCCACCGCCCAGTTGGACCGCGGTGTCGATCTGGCGGTCACCACCGATTACCGCGCCGTCCTGTCTGCCGTCATGGGTCCGGCGGCGGCGCGGTCGGTGTTTCCCGGCTATGGCGGCGGGCCGCTGCCCGGCCTGTGGGGATAAGGCCGGGCGCCGGGAGGGGCGGCGGGATCAGCGTTTCTGGATGATGACGCCGTACCAGCCCAGGCCGCGGTACGTCTCGTACCCCGGCGTCACGGAGAAGCCGACGAACCCGCCGTCGTTGCCGGTGTAATGGCCCATGGTGCGGCCGTTGGTGCGCAACGGGATGGACTCGCTCAGCACCCCGCGCCCGTCGGACGAGGCGATGACCCGGTGACGGGCGTCCACCAGCAGGCAGCGGGTGTAGGCCCGTTCGGCGTCGTCCAGCCGCACGCCTTCCACCACCGCCTTGGCCTGGGGTTCCCAGTCGAAGAAGATGCCCAGCACGCCGATCACCTCGCCGTCGGCCCGCCCGCCGCGGCGGATGGCGGTGGCATAGGTGGCGACGGTGCGCCCGTCCAGGCAGCGGTTGCTGCTGACGTCATCGACGGTGAAGTCGCCGCCGTTGCGGGTGGACAGCGCCTGGCGGAACCACGCGGTGTCGGACACGCGGGCCCCCCGGGCGCCGGGATAGCGGCTGGGGCGGCCGGTGGCGATCACCTCGCCCTTCAGGTCCACGATCCACAGGTCGAGATAGACCGTGTAGGATTCCAGGATGACGCCCAGACGTTCCGACGCGTGCGCGCGCGCCTCGTCCGTGGGGTTGGCGACGCAATCGACCACGGCGCTGTCGGTGGCCCACCAGCGCACGTCGCACGACCGCTCATACAGGTTGCGGTCGATGATCTCGATCATGTTGAGCGCCAGATCGGCCAGCCGGCGGCCGTGCATCTCCTGCACCATCTCGCTGCCGGCGGAGGTCAGGTGATCGACGCGCGCGGTGATCTCGCTGCGCAGCGATTTGGTGATGGTGTTCACCTGGGTCGAGATTTCCGACACCTCGTTGGCGACCACCGCGAAGCCGCGCCCGGCTTCCCCCGCCCGCGCCGCTTCGATCAGGGCGTTCATCGCCAGCATCTTGGTGCGGCGGGTGATGTCCTCGATCGCCGCCACCTTCTTCGACGCGACGTCAAGAACTTCGCGTGACAGATCAAACAACTGGTTGGTTCCGACACTCATCGCCGCTTGCTCCCTGCCCATGAGCGGATCTGTTGAGCGTCTGGATTATCAACAATCATGCCACACCCGACCGCCCGCGTTTCGACCCGATCCGATTCATTGATTTCCGCAGATGCGAAAGGTTTTTTCGCGTTTGCGGAACGGGCGGGGAGCCTACAAGAAAATCACTTGCCGGGGTGCTGCAGTGATTAGTTTTAGTGCAGAAGGAAAAGAAACGCTGCAATGCGCTTAAAGCATAGGCAACGTTTCCATTTCATTTACCAAGCGGATAAA
This DNA window, taken from Azospirillum fermentarium, encodes the following:
- a CDS encoding methyl-accepting chemotaxis protein, translating into MSVGTNQLFDLSREVLDVASKKVAAIEDITRRTKMLAMNALIEAARAGEAGRGFAVVANEVSEISTQVNTITKSLRSEITARVDHLTSAGSEMVQEMHGRRLADLALNMIEIIDRNLYERSCDVRWWATDSAVVDCVANPTDEARAHASERLGVILESYTVYLDLWIVDLKGEVIATGRPSRYPGARGARVSDTAWFRQALSTRNGGDFTVDDVSSNRCLDGRTVATYATAIRRGGRADGEVIGVLGIFFDWEPQAKAVVEGVRLDDAERAYTRCLLVDARHRVIASSDGRGVLSESIPLRTNGRTMGHYTGNDGGFVGFSVTPGYETYRGLGWYGVIIQKR